In bacterium, the DNA window TTGCGCCCGGGAACCGACCAGTACCAACGCCCGTACCGGCTCTTCCTTTTCCGCCCAATGGATAATACTGGATAGTAGGTCATTAGATGGGTTCATTGTCCTACTGTACAACGGTTGTCAAATGAGCGATGAAATAGGATCATAGTTTCGTGAGCAACACCGCACGCGTTCAAGCTGCTGGCATCGCATCTATCTTGGTCTTTCTGGTTGCTGCGGTTTCTCCGGGGCAAGTTCCGGCGAACTTGTTTTCAGAATATGCAGGCGAATGGAAAGGAATCTTTTATGTGTATGCTCCGGATGGAACTCCCGTTAAGAGCTTAAAAGTGCATCATGTGTATAAAGTCGTCGATAAATACACATTGGAGGGCACACAGATGGTCACTTATCCTGATGGCACAACGGAAAAGATTCTGGCGCGTGATTATGTCGAGAATGGGAAACTATATTGCCGGGTCGATTCCGATCGATCAGGAGTCAAGATTCTCGAAGGCCGTTTGGACGGATCGCAAATCTTCTGGAGCCGAAAAGATTCAGAGACGATTGAAACCTTCAGGGAGGAAATCGTTGATGGGAAGACCTACGCCATTAACGGTTACGGAATTTACGGGAAAGATAGATCGAAAGTGTACACATTCTTCGCAGAGTATAAACGAGTTCGTTGAATCGTTATTGCGCGAATTAATGACGTGTAACACAAGGTTCTAATAACGGGAGGAATCAGTAAACATCCATATGTTACAGGACACTAGTTTCGCCAATAGAGTTCTTCAGCATTCCACAAAGTCCGATGGCGGGAGACGCTCGGCTTTAAGTTGCCAATCTTCTCTTTTGCACAAACCCAGATCGTCTCATTTACTGTAAAAATCATGGGGAGCTGATCGGAAAGGAGATATTGCACTTCATCGTAATACTTCTTTCGTTCACGTTGATCGAAAGTTTCGTTCTGCAGACGCATGAGTTCGTCAATTCGCTTTTCCCAGCTTGTTGCCGGGGTTTGTTGATTCGGCCACCAGAAGTGTCCGGAGCTTGAGCTTGTCCATGTCGCCATGCTATCGGCCGGATCAATTTCATGAGACTTGCCAAGCAAGATTGAGTCGTAATCATACGAACTGATGATTTTTGAAACCAAAGACCGAAACTCAACGGCAGAATAATGCACTGTTATCCCCAGTTTTGCCAAATCGCTCACGATGTTCAGGCACTGCTGATTTCTGACTGTATTGCCGGCATTTGTAAAAAGTGAAAAACGAACGGGATTTGACCGGGAATCATAAAGGACCGCCTTGCCGTCCTTGTCAATCTTTTTGAAGAATCCTGAATTCGCCAAAAGCCGCATTGCCGCATCCAAGTTGTAAGGGTACTTAACGATACCGTTGTTGTACCAGAGTACATTGCTTGGACTTTCAGGCCCAAAAGACGGTTGTCCCATTCCAAAAAGCACATTCTTAACCATCGCCTCACGGTCGATGCTGTAAGCAACCGCTTTCCTGAAGTTCAAATCTGTGAACCAGGATCGTTTTATGTGATCCAGGTAAGGCATTCCCGTTTTTGGATTTCTCCCGCCATTTTGATTGAAGAAAAGACCTTCATATCCATACGAAGATCCCAGATTGTAAAGTTTCATCCCAATTAGCGAAGCTTTCTCCTTCATCAAAGCAACGTCCTGCGGTCTAATACTGTAGAAAGTATCGATTTCTCCGGTTTGCATTTTCATATGGACCAGATTGAGATCCGAAAGTACGAGAAAAACGATCTCCTCCAGGTAAGGTAATGGTTGATTGTTTGAATCACGCTTCCAATAGTGTGGATTTCTCATAAGTTGAACGTATTGTCCAGTCTTGTATTGTTTCAGCATGAAGGGGCCGAGTGTTACGTAATCGACAGGTCTCACATTAACCGAAAGATCCTCACTCAAAGTTCCTGCCCGGAATGCTTTTTCCCACTTATGTTTTGGAATGATGGGAAGCGTAGTGGAATCCAGTTTCCTCAAAAATGAGGCGAATACAGATGGTAATTCCGCAACCACTGTATGATCATCGACCATGCGCCAGGAGACTGTTTTCTGGTTTGTGGTCAGAGCGTCCCTGGCAGCATTTGGAAAATTTGGATGATTGACTACTTCCAGCGTAAACAAGACATCCGCCGCATTGAAAGGAGCACCATCAGACCATCTCAGTTCTTTTCTTAATTTGAAAGTCCATTGCAGCTGATCCTGACTGATTTCCCAGGATTCTGCCAGTTCAGGTTGCAATGTCTGGTCGCCAAGATTTATACGTACCAGACCTGG includes these proteins:
- a CDS encoding ABC transporter substrate-binding protein, with product MLKSLCPFGKSRHLFCILIAATLFLPTAAENIISNQADLKRIQTTGKPGGKLISCFLNDPTTFHPLITDDLESQIRNQLMNPGLVRINLGDQTLQPELAESWEISQDQLQWTFKLRKELRWSDGAPFNAADVLFTLEVVNHPNFPNAARDALTTNQKTVSWRMVDDHTVVAELPSVFASFLRKLDSTTLPIIPKHKWEKAFRAGTLSEDLSVNVRPVDYVTLGPFMLKQYKTGQYVQLMRNPHYWKRDSNNQPLPYLEEIVFLVLSDLNLVHMKMQTGEIDTFYSIRPQDVALMKEKASLIGMKLYNLGSSYGYEGLFFNQNGGRNPKTGMPYLDHIKRSWFTDLNFRKAVAYSIDREAMVKNVLFGMGQPSFGPESPSNVLWYNNGIVKYPYNLDAAMRLLANSGFFKKIDKDGKAVLYDSRSNPVRFSLFTNAGNTVRNQQCLNIVSDLAKLGITVHYSAVEFRSLVSKIISSYDYDSILLGKSHEIDPADSMATWTSSSSGHFWWPNQQTPATSWEKRIDELMRLQNETFDQRERKKYYDEVQYLLSDQLPMIFTVNETIWVCAKEKIGNLKPSVSRHRTLWNAEELYWRN